In one window of Tripterygium wilfordii isolate XIE 37 chromosome 1, ASM1340144v1, whole genome shotgun sequence DNA:
- the LOC120000142 gene encoding fanconi-associated nuclease 1 homolog isoform X4, which yields MLAGRESLVRLVGKRRRFLPNGHSLSTLVQSNDGEVVSVETVEGLSENSTKVEDEDSAVEMVTSDWVICPVCGNRVRGEAYNVNCHLDSCLSRGTKRKLTQRTLLQMKFCSGSVAHTSFCESEQLETNVDLMGLDNNEGKTALSGFIFSSTIEGNYSNCVVIPSNPESSMETCMDGSTVNGINSDGVDNKVEASLAINNEVPNCDMAVSVNNLSGLVIETFIVGRRFSDEKEINLGAAISLLRDPKNVKDPNAIKVISADAGCSKVLGFLPRDLAQHLSPLIDKYSLIFEGSVTSIPKHSLNVVPIQIVCCNMNLQSSMESGDIEVFTFLWKNVLTVATSAKIHPPDVTKYQQNFCLLLQEVLRSNPHLFTDDEKEYMESFTSLPVDSQRLFVRLYMRKGPWFRMSNILYREVLNSQEAVKALCAAGYLRRFEDSYGMHDNEMKEILDLVTLSELREIMCMLKKNCKHGTRKQDLIASLVSLYKDGLCLLLPNLILDRTGTCIKISSKVESLLWRAERLFFLNSEQDLSAFLLVDMGVVKYPTYRCIISEPIFTDREDLLAYEEAIGVAQLMDQSLDDNDKESVLRSSWVYSKVVLLGVSFLEREHRYNDAIVLLKRLLICFPHDGRRGYWRMRLSIDLEHMGCPNESLSVAEDGLVDPWVRAGSKVALQRRVLRLAKPPRRWKVPSFSQSVKREIREVHIQGRPLNCETGMKSRFYGEDGEQCGVEQLALQYYAGEGEGWQGVHTESGIWLTIFGLLMWNILFSDAPNVFRTRFQTAPLDLETDSFYEVRKDIIESHLQKIQDGMAEEILITSWELYLGTACRGVNWERNSLSELRAVVTCSGGPFLASLCRYLAQDYRSWSSGMPDLVLWRFHGEYMGQMKLVEVKGPRDRLSEQQRAWLLLLMEIGFNTEICKVSPLQVSS from the exons AGAGTTAGAGGAGAAGCCTACAACGTCAACTGTCATTTGG ATTCATGCCTATCTAGAGGGACCAAGCGGAAATTGACTCAGCGCACTCTTCTTCAGATGAAATTTTGCTCTGGATCTGTAGCTCATACAAGTTTCTGTGAATCAGAACAGTTGGAAACCAATGTGGATTTGATGGGTCTTGATAACAACGAAGGAAAAACTGCTTTATCTGGATTTATCTTCTCTAGTACCATCGAAGGAAACTATAGTAATTGCGTCGTCATACCATCAAATCCAGAGTCCTCTATGGAAACTTGCATGGATGGTTCAACTGTGAACGGAATCAATAGTGATGGGGTTGACAACAAGGTTGAAGCTTCGCTGGCCATAAATAATGAGGTGCCTAATTGTGACATGGCTGTTTCTGTGAACAACTTATCCGGGCTGGTAATTGAAACTTTTATAGTTGGCCGTCGGTTTAGTGATGAAAAGGAGATAAATCTTGGGGCAGCCATCTCTCTTTTAAGAGACCCTAAGAATGTTAAGGATCCCAATGCTATCAAG GTTATTTCTGCAGATGCTGGATGCTCTAAAGTTCTTGGTTTTCTGCCTCGAGATTTAGCTCAGCATTTGTCTCCTTTGATTGATAAGTACTCCCTGATATTTGAG GGGTCTGTAACTTCTATTCCAAAGCATTCTTTAAATGTTGTTCCCATCCAGATCGTTTGTTGCAATATGAATTTGCAAAGTTCTATGGAGTCTGGTGACAttgaggttttcacatttttgtggaaaaaTGTTCTTACTGTAGCTACCTCTGCAAAAATTCATCCTCCTGATGTGACAAAATATCAGCAGAACTTTTGTTTGTTATTGCAAGAGGTGTTGAGGAGTAACCCTCACCTTTTTACTGATGATGAGAAAGAATACATGG AATCTTTCACTTCACTCCCAGTTGACAGTCAGAGGCTCTTTGTTCGGCTCTATATGAGGAAAG GGCCATGGTTCCGAATGTCAAATATTTTATACCGAGAAGTTTTAAATTCTCAAGAAGCAGTCAAGGCGCTTTGTg CAGCCGGTTACTTACGTCGCTTTGAAGACTCATATGGCATGCATGACAATGAAATGAAGGAGATTTTAGATTTAGTCACTTTGTCAGAGCTACGTGAAATTATGTGCATGCTTAAAAAG AATTGCAAGCATGGTACAAGAAAGCAAGACCTTATTGCGTCCCTTGTTTCTTTATACAAAGATGGGCTATG CCTTTTGCTGCCCAATTTAATTCTGGACCGTACAGGAACTTGTATCAAGATATCTTCGAAAGTAGAATCTCTTCTCTGGCGCGCTGAG AGGCTTTTCTTCCTAAATTCAGAGCAGGATTTGTCGGCATTTCTTTTAGTTGATATGGGCGTAGTTAAATATCCTACATACAGGTGTATAATATCGGAACCAATTTTTACAGATCGAGAGGATCTGCTAGCTTATGAAGAG GCCATTGGAGTGGCACAGCTAATGGATCAATCTCTTGATGATAATGACAAGGAATCAGTGTTAAGAT CATCATGGGTATACTCCAAAGTGGTGCTGTTAGGAGTGTCCTTTCTTGAGCGTGAGCACAG GTACAATGATGCAATAGTTCTCCTCAAGCGGCTGCTAATATGTTTCCCTCATGATGGGAGAAGAGGATACTGGAGAATGAGATTATCTATTGACTTGGAGCATATGGGTTGTCCAAATGAGAGCCTTTCTGTTGCTGAAGATGGACTAGTGGATCCATGGGTGCGTGCTGGTTCAAAAGTGGCACTCCAAAGGAGGGTTCTTCGGCTTGCAAAACCACCAAGGCGCTGGAAAGTTCCTAGTTTTTCCCAGTCTGTCAAAAGGGAGATAAGAGAg GTTCATATTCAAGGGAGACCATTGAATTGTGAAACTGGTATGAAGAGCAGATTCTATGGAGAGGATGGAGAGCAATGTGGGGTGGAGCAACTTGCTCTGCAATATTATGCTGGAGAAGGAGAGGGGTGGCAGGGTGTTCATACAGAGAGTGGCATTTGGTTGACAATATTTGGGCTTCTCATGTGGAACATTTTATTTTCTGATGCTCCAAATGTCTTCCGCACTAGATTTCAG ACTGCTCCCTTGGATTTGGAAACTGATAGCTTTTACGAGGTGAGAAAAGACATTATAGAATCCCACTTACAGAAGATTCAAGATGGAATGGCCGAGGAAATCTTAATCACATCATGGGAATTGTATTTAGGAACCGCATGTAGGGGAGTCAACTGGGAGCGGAATTCTCTCTCTGAACTTCGTGCTGTTGTTACATGCTCTGGGGGCCCTTTTTTGGCCTCACTTTGTCGATATCTTGCTCAAGATTATAGAAGCTGGTCTAGTGGAATGCCAGATTTGGTTCTGTGGCGCTTCCATGGAGAATACATGGGTCAGATGAAACTTGTTGAAGTGAAAGGCCCTCGAGATCGTCTCTCTGAGCAGCAGAGAGCATGGCTATTGCTGTTAATGGAAATTGGATTCAATACAGAAATTTGTAAAGTAAGCCCTTTGCAGGTGTCAAGTTGA
- the LOC120000142 gene encoding fanconi-associated nuclease 1 homolog isoform X2 — protein MLAGRESLVRLVGKRRRFLPNGHSLSTLVQSNDGEVVSVETVEGLSENSTKVEDEDSAVEMVTSDWVICPVCGNRVRGEAYNVNCHLDSCLSRGTKRKLTQRTLLQMKFCSGSVAHTSFCESEQLETNVDLMGLDNNEGKTALSGFIFSSTIEGNYSNCVVIPSNPESSMETCMDGSTVNGINSDGVDNKVEASLAINNEVPNCDMAVSVNNLSGLVIETFIVGRRFSDEKEINLGAAISLLRDPKNVKDPNAIKVISADAGCSKVLGFLPRDLAQHLSPLIDKYSLIFEGSVTSIPKHSLNVVPIQIVCCNMNLQSSMESGDIEVFTFLWKNVLTVATSAKIHPPDVTKYQQNFCLLLQEVLRSNPHLFTDDEKEYMESFTSLPVDSQRLFVRLYMRKGPWFRMSNILYREVLNSQEAVKALCAGYLRRFEDSYGMHDNEMKEILDLVTLSELREIMCMLKKNCKHGTRKQDLIASLVSLYKDGLCLLLPNLILDRTGTCIKISSKVESLLWRAERLFFLNSEQDLSAFLLVDMGVVKYPTYRCIISEPIFTDREDLLAYEEAIGVAQLMDQSLDDNDKESVLRCMKIADSRMCGSSTNSFRSTESEPLVIFLSCFSASWVYSKVVLLGVSFLEREHRYNDAIVLLKRLLICFPHDGRRGYWRMRLSIDLEHMGCPNESLSVAEDGLVDPWVRAGSKVALQRRVLRLAKPPRRWKVPSFSQSVKREIREVHIQGRPLNCETGMKSRFYGEDGEQCGVEQLALQYYAGEGEGWQGVHTESGIWLTIFGLLMWNILFSDAPNVFRTRFQTAPLDLETDSFYEVRKDIIESHLQKIQDGMAEEILITSWELYLGTACRGVNWERNSLSELRAVVTCSGGPFLASLCRYLAQDYRSWSSGMPDLVLWRFHGEYMGQMKLVEVKGPRDRLSEQQRAWLLLLMEIGFNTEICKVSPLQVSS, from the exons AGAGTTAGAGGAGAAGCCTACAACGTCAACTGTCATTTGG ATTCATGCCTATCTAGAGGGACCAAGCGGAAATTGACTCAGCGCACTCTTCTTCAGATGAAATTTTGCTCTGGATCTGTAGCTCATACAAGTTTCTGTGAATCAGAACAGTTGGAAACCAATGTGGATTTGATGGGTCTTGATAACAACGAAGGAAAAACTGCTTTATCTGGATTTATCTTCTCTAGTACCATCGAAGGAAACTATAGTAATTGCGTCGTCATACCATCAAATCCAGAGTCCTCTATGGAAACTTGCATGGATGGTTCAACTGTGAACGGAATCAATAGTGATGGGGTTGACAACAAGGTTGAAGCTTCGCTGGCCATAAATAATGAGGTGCCTAATTGTGACATGGCTGTTTCTGTGAACAACTTATCCGGGCTGGTAATTGAAACTTTTATAGTTGGCCGTCGGTTTAGTGATGAAAAGGAGATAAATCTTGGGGCAGCCATCTCTCTTTTAAGAGACCCTAAGAATGTTAAGGATCCCAATGCTATCAAG GTTATTTCTGCAGATGCTGGATGCTCTAAAGTTCTTGGTTTTCTGCCTCGAGATTTAGCTCAGCATTTGTCTCCTTTGATTGATAAGTACTCCCTGATATTTGAG GGGTCTGTAACTTCTATTCCAAAGCATTCTTTAAATGTTGTTCCCATCCAGATCGTTTGTTGCAATATGAATTTGCAAAGTTCTATGGAGTCTGGTGACAttgaggttttcacatttttgtggaaaaaTGTTCTTACTGTAGCTACCTCTGCAAAAATTCATCCTCCTGATGTGACAAAATATCAGCAGAACTTTTGTTTGTTATTGCAAGAGGTGTTGAGGAGTAACCCTCACCTTTTTACTGATGATGAGAAAGAATACATGG AATCTTTCACTTCACTCCCAGTTGACAGTCAGAGGCTCTTTGTTCGGCTCTATATGAGGAAAG GGCCATGGTTCCGAATGTCAAATATTTTATACCGAGAAGTTTTAAATTCTCAAGAAGCAGTCAAGGCGCTTTGTg CCGGTTACTTACGTCGCTTTGAAGACTCATATGGCATGCATGACAATGAAATGAAGGAGATTTTAGATTTAGTCACTTTGTCAGAGCTACGTGAAATTATGTGCATGCTTAAAAAG AATTGCAAGCATGGTACAAGAAAGCAAGACCTTATTGCGTCCCTTGTTTCTTTATACAAAGATGGGCTATG CCTTTTGCTGCCCAATTTAATTCTGGACCGTACAGGAACTTGTATCAAGATATCTTCGAAAGTAGAATCTCTTCTCTGGCGCGCTGAG AGGCTTTTCTTCCTAAATTCAGAGCAGGATTTGTCGGCATTTCTTTTAGTTGATATGGGCGTAGTTAAATATCCTACATACAGGTGTATAATATCGGAACCAATTTTTACAGATCGAGAGGATCTGCTAGCTTATGAAGAG GCCATTGGAGTGGCACAGCTAATGGATCAATCTCTTGATGATAATGACAAGGAATCAGTGTTAAGATGTATGAAGATAGCTGACTCCCGTATGTGCGGCTCTAGTACTAACTCATTTCGGTCCACAGAATCTGAACCTCtggttatttttctttcatgctTCTCAGCATCATGGGTATACTCCAAAGTGGTGCTGTTAGGAGTGTCCTTTCTTGAGCGTGAGCACAG GTACAATGATGCAATAGTTCTCCTCAAGCGGCTGCTAATATGTTTCCCTCATGATGGGAGAAGAGGATACTGGAGAATGAGATTATCTATTGACTTGGAGCATATGGGTTGTCCAAATGAGAGCCTTTCTGTTGCTGAAGATGGACTAGTGGATCCATGGGTGCGTGCTGGTTCAAAAGTGGCACTCCAAAGGAGGGTTCTTCGGCTTGCAAAACCACCAAGGCGCTGGAAAGTTCCTAGTTTTTCCCAGTCTGTCAAAAGGGAGATAAGAGAg GTTCATATTCAAGGGAGACCATTGAATTGTGAAACTGGTATGAAGAGCAGATTCTATGGAGAGGATGGAGAGCAATGTGGGGTGGAGCAACTTGCTCTGCAATATTATGCTGGAGAAGGAGAGGGGTGGCAGGGTGTTCATACAGAGAGTGGCATTTGGTTGACAATATTTGGGCTTCTCATGTGGAACATTTTATTTTCTGATGCTCCAAATGTCTTCCGCACTAGATTTCAG ACTGCTCCCTTGGATTTGGAAACTGATAGCTTTTACGAGGTGAGAAAAGACATTATAGAATCCCACTTACAGAAGATTCAAGATGGAATGGCCGAGGAAATCTTAATCACATCATGGGAATTGTATTTAGGAACCGCATGTAGGGGAGTCAACTGGGAGCGGAATTCTCTCTCTGAACTTCGTGCTGTTGTTACATGCTCTGGGGGCCCTTTTTTGGCCTCACTTTGTCGATATCTTGCTCAAGATTATAGAAGCTGGTCTAGTGGAATGCCAGATTTGGTTCTGTGGCGCTTCCATGGAGAATACATGGGTCAGATGAAACTTGTTGAAGTGAAAGGCCCTCGAGATCGTCTCTCTGAGCAGCAGAGAGCATGGCTATTGCTGTTAATGGAAATTGGATTCAATACAGAAATTTGTAAAGTAAGCCCTTTGCAGGTGTCAAGTTGA